TCAAAATGGGGATGCGATAGGTATACAATGGAGTATGTTTAGAGTCTCTAATGATGATAGAGAGACTAAAGGTTGGCTTGATCCTCGCTTATACATTGCCAAGGTTGTGATTACGACTAAAAATGGTAAATGGGTTGCTGAACGCTTGGCTCGAGGTGGTATTGGGCAGGTCGGAGTAAGTCAACGTCCATATCGCGTTTGGATTGATGATTGGGAATGGCGTAGTTTAAGTCGTTCTCCATTTCCAGGAACATTTGCAGCATCTTCTGATGAGTTTTCTTTAAAGCTATCACTAAATTCAAATACCCATCCTGTACTTATGGGGGAAAACGGTTATTTGAAAAAACACGATTTCCTTCCTATTGCTTCTTATGAATACATAGAACCATTTATTTCTGTGCGTGGCTCTGTAACGTTTGATAATAAGACGTATACCATTACTGGCCAAGCGTTATTAGAGCACGAGTGGGCGAGTGGTTTTTTTGATGAAAATCAGTATGGCAGAGATTGGTTTGTTGTTAATTTGGATAACCAAACGAAGTTAGTGGTGACGCAATACCGATACCAAGATCATCCTCCATACCAATTTGGCGTCTTATTGAGAAAGAATGGCAGTTATACGTTACTTAGTGAAGAAGATCTCACTTTACAAACTTTGCCTGCTCGCCAACTAAAAAATGGTCGAAAAGTGCCGCTACAATGGATTATAAATATTCCAAAATACGATATTAATTTAACCACTCAAGTAATGAGAAATGAACAGTGGTTAGATGCATTTATTCCTTATTGGCAAGGACCAATAACAACAACGGGTTCACATCAAGCTTCTGGATTCATGCAATTAGCTGGATATTAATTGAATTGAATATAGACGATGCGAATAAAACGCTGTAAAACGCTTAACACTTCGGATTTTCCGATGTATAAGCTCTGAACAAGC
The Aliivibrio fischeri ATCC 7744 = JCM 18803 = DSM 507 DNA segment above includes these coding regions:
- a CDS encoding carotenoid 1,2-hydratase, coding for MQNQNKKNSSLIISVLILIAILGCALAYYFNWKQVNVESSSETNTIFSHTDGAFFEPVLPDTPIVFPKDYQEHPEYQHEKWLMTVNAKNQNGDAIGIQWSMFRVSNDDRETKGWLDPRLYIAKVVITTKNGKWVAERLARGGIGQVGVSQRPYRVWIDDWEWRSLSRSPFPGTFAASSDEFSLKLSLNSNTHPVLMGENGYLKKHDFLPIASYEYIEPFISVRGSVTFDNKTYTITGQALLEHEWASGFFDENQYGRDWFVVNLDNQTKLVVTQYRYQDHPPYQFGVLLRKNGSYTLLSEEDLTLQTLPARQLKNGRKVPLQWIINIPKYDINLTTQVMRNEQWLDAFIPYWQGPITTTGSHQASGFMQLAGY